A single region of the Ptychodera flava strain L36383 chromosome 9, AS_Pfla_20210202, whole genome shotgun sequence genome encodes:
- the LOC139140240 gene encoding avidin-like isoform X1, which translates to MFTRSIFKRLIVLCFIVTFAGNSMAKPPSQSCLSGTWQNELGSNVTLNHNCDGKLSGEYWSSVGTPGKEPSPLSGFSDPNSKSNTLGFIVSWNDGTSLTTWAGEYFCDDKPTIMTMWILSSSTGNPEDYWGSNRIGQDIFHRVTT; encoded by the exons ATGTTTACACG CAGTATCTTTAAGCGGTTGATTGTTCTGTGCTTCATTGTGACCTTTGCTGGTAATTCTATGGCAAAGC CGCCATCACAAAGTTGTCTCAGCGGAACATGGCAAAACGAACTCGGGTCAAACGTGACTCTAAACCACAACTGCGATGGTAAATTAAGTGGAGAGTATTGGTCCTCAGTAGGAACGCCAG GCAAGGAGCCATCGCCTTTGTCTGGATTTTCAGATCCAAACAGTAAGAGTAACACACTTGGATTTATTGTCTCTTGGAATGACGGCACTTCCCTTACTACATGGGCAGGGGAGTACTTTTGTGATGATAAACCGACTATTATGACAATGTGGATTCTATCTTCATCCACTGGCAACCCAGAGGATTACTGGGGGTCAAATCG aatCGGTCAAGACATTTTCCACCGCGTGACTACTTGA
- the LOC139140240 gene encoding avidin-like isoform X2: MFTRIFKRLIVLCFIVTFAGNSMAKPPSQSCLSGTWQNELGSNVTLNHNCDGKLSGEYWSSVGTPGKEPSPLSGFSDPNSKSNTLGFIVSWNDGTSLTTWAGEYFCDDKPTIMTMWILSSSTGNPEDYWGSNRIGQDIFHRVTT; encoded by the exons ATGTTTACACG TATCTTTAAGCGGTTGATTGTTCTGTGCTTCATTGTGACCTTTGCTGGTAATTCTATGGCAAAGC CGCCATCACAAAGTTGTCTCAGCGGAACATGGCAAAACGAACTCGGGTCAAACGTGACTCTAAACCACAACTGCGATGGTAAATTAAGTGGAGAGTATTGGTCCTCAGTAGGAACGCCAG GCAAGGAGCCATCGCCTTTGTCTGGATTTTCAGATCCAAACAGTAAGAGTAACACACTTGGATTTATTGTCTCTTGGAATGACGGCACTTCCCTTACTACATGGGCAGGGGAGTACTTTTGTGATGATAAACCGACTATTATGACAATGTGGATTCTATCTTCATCCACTGGCAACCCAGAGGATTACTGGGGGTCAAATCG aatCGGTCAAGACATTTTCCACCGCGTGACTACTTGA